One genomic window of Fusarium keratoplasticum isolate Fu6.1 chromosome 3, whole genome shotgun sequence includes the following:
- a CDS encoding Shikimate-DH domain-containing protein, with the protein MANNLVVLNDSVVHDLLISLPKDNIIKLQHALEDSLIQFTVGEESKYQPTPDFVNRPTGQKTLFRTFSSPDAVGTKIVVTPAPVKDASGKTVNPPLNGVLALCDASGRPTGLLNAGEVTGYRTTLSALIPWMWRRFTEDVVIFGAGKQGLWHTRLALALRGDEIKNITIVNRSAARAQALVEQVTEENQKYWKSSATLNVLDPSQSDYDQRLEALLSTADTVFCTVGSTTPLFSLKSILGEGSRSRLPFVGAIGSWQPDMIELDPEMLRHAAERSDSYSPHGAGGSILVDDLEECLVKSGEVIQSGLKAEQMMQVGEILSWKRGNKSTESLESWLGEGFVVYKGIGVSVTDLAAGNAILELAKTRNVGVSIPNI; encoded by the coding sequence ATGGCCAACAACTTGGTGGTGCTGAACGACTCTGTCGTGCAcgacctcctcatcagccttccaaaggacaacatcatcaagctccAGCACGCCCTCGAAGATTCACTCATCCAATTTACAGTCGGTGAGGAAAGCAAGTATCAACCCACACCAGATTTCGTCAACCGACCAACCGGACAAAAAACCCTTTTCCGCACCTTCAGCTCCCCGGACGCCGTGGGCACAAAGATCGTCGTCACCCCGGCCCCCGTGAAGGACGCCTCCGGGAAGACGGTCAACCCCCCGCTAAACGGTGTGCTGGCCCTCTGCGACGCGAGCGGTCGGCCCACAGGCCTGCTCAACGCCGGGGAGGTTACCGGATACCGGACTACGCTTTCCGCCTTGATCCCGTGGATGTGGAGACGTTTTACAGAGGATGTTGTTATTTTCGGTGCTGGGAAACAAGGGCTTTGGCACACTCGTCTCGCACTGGCTCTTAGAGGTGATGAGATCAAGAATATCACAATTGTTAATCGATCTGCCGCTCGAGCTCAGGCGCTAGTCGAGCAAGTTACAGAGGAGAACCAGAAGTACTGGAAGTCCTCAGCTACTCTCAACGTCCTTGATCCTTCTCAGTCAGACTATGACCAACGGTTGGAGGCTCTCCTGTCAACGGCTGACACCGTTTTCTGCACGGTTGGATCTACGACGCCCCTGTTTTCACTCAAGTCCATCCTAGGCGAAGGATCCCGAAGCAGGCTTCCGTTTGTTGGGGCCATCGGCTCATGGCAACCTGACATGATCGAGCTGGATCCAGAAATGCTCCGACACGCTGCTGAAAGATCAGACTCTTACAGTCCACACGGAGCAGGCggcagcatcctcgtcgacgatTTGGAGGAGTGTCTCGTCAAGTCCGGGGAGGTTATACAGAGTGGGCTCAAGGCTGAGCAGATGATGCAGGTGGGGGAGATTCTAAGCTGGAAACGGGGGAACAAGTCCACCGAGTCTCTCGAGTCTTGGCTCGGCGAGGGTTTTGTCGTGTACAAAGGTATAGGGGTCAGCGTGACGGACCTCGCCGCCGGCAacgccatccttgagctcgccAAGACTCGCAACGTCGGCGTCTCCATCCCAAATATCTAG
- a CDS encoding Aa-trans domain-containing protein, producing the protein MHASENLETKAVVDARKDKDGTSMGEKLSNNTDTPGTHDFEAGKHEEASGGIFDGGNGQSFRNMGRWDALFALLCNQFGLGVLGLPGAVRDLGVIPGIIAIILIGCLSGYAGYELLQFHARYPHCVNVIDMVRVMGGRPWEIIAAIGLVIQLLMTCASTAVTLSVALNTLSEHGTCTVGFIGIACIACFLLCVPRTAKFIAYSGVPTVISILVAALVVMISLGVSDPAKAPDGWDAKITVVASPSFRTIFNACLKIIFAFAGNITFPSFMAEMRNPVRDFPYALSGLITISITFYLTLAIAIYCLAGEYTTSPALGSAPIIPAKVAYGIVIPAVMTAGLANGHIGIKYFFVQILRWLKRTDQVTSNSSFAWGLWIGCATVFWVLSFLISNVIPIFDSILSISSATTYAWFTYGISALLWFHLNKGRYFSGWKQITFTLVNVFLVGFSLLLNGAGLWSSITEMLDLFKAGGVRGVFDCGDNAIF; encoded by the coding sequence ATGCATGCCTCCGAGAACCTTGAAACAAaggccgtcgtcgacgcccGCAAAGATAAGGATGGTACCTCCATGGGCGAGAagctcagcaacaacaccgaCACTCCTGGCACTCACGACTTTGAAGCCGGCAAGCATGAGGAGGCCAGCGGCGGCATCTTTGACGGCGGAAACGGACAGTCTTTCCGTAACATGGGCCGTTGGGATGCCCTCTTTGCTCTTCTGTGCAACCAGTTTGGCCTAGGTGTTCTAGGCCTCCCCGGTGCCGTGCGAGATCTGGGTGTTATCCCCGGCATTATCGCCATTATCCTAATCGGCTGCCTTTCTGGATATGCTGGTTATGAACTGCTCCAATTCCACGCCCGCTATCCTCACTGCGTCAATGTAATTGACATGGTGCGAGTCATGGGTGGACGTCCCTGGGAGATTATCGCAGCCATTGGCCTTGTTATCCAACTCCTCATGACTTGTGCCTCTACCGCCGTCACGCTCTCAGTCGCCCTCAACACCCTGAGTGAGCATGGAACATGCACTGTTGGCTTCATCGGCATCGCCTGCATCGCGTGTTTCCTGCTCTGCGTACCCCGAACGGCCAAGTTCATCGCCTACAGCGGTGTCCCGACCGTCATCAGCATCCTCGTTGCGGCCTTGGTTGTCATGATCAGCCTCGGAGTCTCAGACCCTGCAAAGGCGCCTGACGGTTGGGACGCCAAGATCACTGTCGTCGCTTCTCCCAGCTTCCGGACCATCTTCAACGCCTGTCTCAAAATtatctttgcctttgccggCAACATCACTTTCCCTTCTTTCATGGCTGAAATGAGAAACCCAGTGAGGGACTTCCCCTATGCCCTCAGTGGTCTCATCACCATTTCCATCACCTTCTACCTGACCCTGGCCATTGCCATCTACTGCCTCGCTGGCGAGTACACCACCTCTCCTGCGCTGGGTTCTGCTCCCATTATTCCGGCCAAGGTTGCCTACGGCATTGTCATCCCCGCTGTCATGACCGCCGGCCTTGCAAACGGCCACATCGGCATCAAGTACTTCTTCGTGCAGATCCTCCGCTGGCTCAAGAGAACCGACCAGGTCACGAGCAACTCTTCCTTTGCCTGGGGTCTCTGGATCGGCTGCGCGACTGTCTTTTGGGTTCTGtccttcctcatctccaacgtTATTCCCATCTTTGACTCTATCCTGTCCATCAGCTCGGCCACCACCTATGCCTGGTTCACCTACGGCATCTCTGCCCTTCTGTGGTTCCACTTGAACAAGGGCCGCTACTTTAGCGGATGGAAGCAGATCACCTTTACTCTTGTCAATGTCTTCCTCGTTGGTTTCTCTCTGCTCCTCAACGGCGCCGGTCTTTGGTCTTCGATAACCGAGATGCTTGACCTTTTCAAGGCAGGCGGAGTCCGTGGAGTCTTTGACTGTGGTGACAATGCCATCTTCTAA
- a CDS encoding RNA polymerase II transcription factor B subunit 2 has translation MSVSPAPSLQLAEYLEKLPGTTFRKLYQQPSTAFAIFRRMLPHLAKTFVMRILYSPKPILLTDLDDWVKPSAKRQKDQALSILRVLYIVQITAPSKERPQEMQLTANFKTSLRLALSGGGTHNSFGVPSNLQVPPEIDIIFLDRYARRKWEDILHFVVSSVGYKSTSDVSGPNKSVKELLIAGRLVDRKPNGMVGITQAGFTFLLQEANAQVWTLLLLWLEAMDVNKGAGLEATDMLSFLFVLASMELGRAYDTNALTEQRKNMLPSLVDFGLIYIPNHKRSMFFPTRLATTLTSSGNSLRSISDGVAAATAAALQPGQSGGTGGSTTGSGQEQRGSVIIETNYRIYAYTQSTLQIAVLALFSKLSMRFPDMVAGRLSRQSIRQAINFGITADQIISYLAAHAHDQMHRTAALNNKPVLPPTVVDQIRLWQLENERMKTTSGFLFKDFEDHKEYMAVAGFAEEVGVLVWRNDVKGMFFASKHEQIRDYLRIRKKAE, from the exons ATGTCAGTCAGCCCGGCGCCGTCGCTCCAGCTGGCCGAGTACCTGGAGAAGCTCCCTGGTACCACGTTCAGGAAACTGTACCAGCAGCCCTCGACAGCCTTTGCCATCTTCCGCCGCATGCTGCCGCACCTGG CAAAAACCTTTGTCATGCGCATCCTCTACTCCCCGAAGCCGATCCTCCTCACCGACCTCGACGACTGGGTCAAGCCGAGCGCCAAACGACAAAAGGACCAGGCCCTTTCCATCCTGCGCGTCCTCTACATCGTCCAGATCACGGCGCCCTCGAAAGAAAGGCCGCAGGAGATGCAGCTGACTGCCAACTTCAAGACTTCCCTTCGACTCGCCCTCTCCGGAGGTGGCACCCATAACTCGTTTGGTGTGCCCTCGAACCTCCAGGTCCCCCCCGAGatcgacatcatcttcctcgaccgCTACGCTAGGAGGAAATGGGAGGATATTCTACACTTTGTCGTGTCCAGTGTCGGGTACAAGAGCACGAGTGACGTTTCCGGACCTAATAAGAGTGTGAAGGAACTCCTCATCGCGGGCCGTCTGGTCGACCGCAAACCCAACGGCATGGTGGGCATTACGCAGGCTGGGTTCACCTTTTTGCTACAAGAGGCCAACGCACAGGTCTGGAcgctgcttctcctctggctcgaggccatggacGTTAACAAGGGCGCTGGTCTCGAGGCCACCGATATGCTGTCCTTTCTCTTTGTTCTCGCCAGCATGGAACTAGGCCGCGCCTACGACACAAATGCGCTGACCGAGCAGCGTAAGAACATGCTTCCGTCTCTTGTCGACTTTGGCCTCATCTACATCCCTAACCACAAGCGCTCCATGTTCTTCCCGACTCGTCTAGCAACGACCCTCACTTCAAGCGGCAACAGCTTGCGCAGCATTAGCGATGGTGTAGCTGCCGCCACAGCTGCTGCTCTCCAGCCAGGCCAATCTGGTGGAACTGGTGGCAGCACGACAGGTTCTGGCCAGGAGCAGCGTGGCAGTGTCATTATCGAAACAAACTACCGCATTTACGCCTATACCCAGTCGACCCTCCAGATCGCCGTTCtggccctcttctccaagctctcaATGCGCTTCCCAGACATGGTCGCCGGCCGTCTCTCGCGCCAGTCGATCCGCCAAGCCATCAACTTTGGCATCACGGCCGATCAAATCATCTCGTACCTAGCCGCCCACGCGCACGACCAGATGCACCGCACCGCCGCGCTCAACAACAAACCCGTCCTGCCCCCGACGGTCGTCGACCAGATCCGTCTGTGGCAGCTCGAGAACGAGCgcatgaagacgacgagcGGTTTCCTGTTCAAGGATTTCGAGGATCACAAGGAATACATGGCCGTCGCTGGCtttgctgaggaggtgggCGTTTTAGTCTGGCGCAACGACGTCAAGGGCATGTTCTTTGCGAGCAAGCACGAGCAGATTCGTGACTACCTTCGCATtcgcaagaaggccgagtAG